The Bradyrhizobium ottawaense genome window below encodes:
- a CDS encoding DUF169 domain-containing protein: MQQQSADSIDLGGLVADLNSLLRLKTTVIGMKLFAQAAEMEAIPKIRRPNAIHTTDQIVSMAARLGWTVGITADDLVGAQCRAVIGLAPQDEKWLAGENYVGVWHGTAEDARKRQEALDVVPFGHYQALAVSPLASGRLDPPDICLVYATPGQMIILINGLQYTGYKKFEWGVVGETACADSWGRALKTGEPSLSLPCYAERRYGGVPDEEMLMALKPSHLAKAIEGMKALARNGLRYPIPPYGIQSDVRAGMGVSYAKK; this comes from the coding sequence ATGCAACAGCAGAGTGCAGACAGCATCGATCTTGGCGGCCTCGTCGCCGATCTCAACAGCCTGCTGCGGCTGAAGACGACAGTGATCGGCATGAAGCTGTTCGCGCAAGCGGCAGAGATGGAGGCGATCCCGAAAATCCGGCGGCCGAATGCGATCCACACCACCGACCAGATCGTCAGCATGGCCGCGCGCCTGGGCTGGACCGTCGGCATCACGGCCGATGACCTTGTCGGCGCGCAATGCCGCGCGGTGATCGGGCTCGCGCCGCAGGACGAGAAGTGGCTCGCCGGCGAAAATTATGTCGGGGTCTGGCACGGCACGGCGGAGGACGCGCGCAAGCGCCAGGAGGCGCTGGACGTGGTTCCGTTCGGACACTATCAGGCGCTCGCCGTCAGTCCGCTCGCCAGCGGCCGGCTCGATCCGCCCGACATCTGCCTGGTCTATGCGACGCCGGGACAGATGATCATCCTGATCAACGGGCTGCAATATACCGGCTACAAGAAGTTCGAATGGGGCGTCGTCGGAGAGACGGCTTGCGCGGATTCCTGGGGGCGGGCGCTCAAGACCGGGGAGCCCAGCCTGTCCTTGCCATGCTATGCCGAACGGCGCTATGGCGGCGTGCCGGACGAGGAGATGCTGATGGCCTTGAAGCCGTCGCATCTCGCCAAGGCAATTGAAGGCATGAAGGCGCTGGCCAGGAACGGCCTGCGCTATCCGATCCCGCCCTATGGCATTCAAAGCGACGTCCGTGCCGGCATGGGCGTGAGCTACGCGAAGAAGTAA
- a CDS encoding acetamidase/formamidase family protein, protein MTHHHLHSSPKTCHWGFFEAALKPVLTIKSGDEVTVDTISGGPDMLPDRDKFHIPPEMFEVHANNERMLPGHILTGPIAVEGAEPGDVLAVEILDVQLRQDWGWNMIKPLSGTLPDDFHETRILNIPLDRTRMTGRMPWGLDLPLKPFFGVMGVSPPPGWGRISSLIPRAMGGNLDNKELGAGATLYLPVFVPGAMFSCGDGHGVQGDGEVCVTAIETALQGRFRLTLRKDLKFDYPRAETATHYMTMAMDPDLDQCVVRALRDMIALLGERRNLSREDAYTLCSLAADLRVTQTVNGAKGIHCMIEKAIVHG, encoded by the coding sequence ATGACCCATCACCACCTGCATTCCAGCCCCAAAACCTGCCATTGGGGCTTCTTCGAAGCCGCGCTCAAGCCCGTGCTGACGATCAAAAGCGGCGACGAGGTGACGGTCGACACCATCAGCGGCGGCCCCGACATGCTGCCCGACCGCGACAAGTTTCACATTCCCCCCGAGATGTTCGAGGTTCACGCCAACAACGAGCGCATGCTGCCCGGCCACATTCTCACCGGCCCGATCGCGGTCGAAGGCGCCGAGCCCGGCGACGTGCTCGCGGTCGAGATCCTCGACGTCCAGCTCCGGCAGGATTGGGGCTGGAACATGATCAAGCCGCTGTCCGGCACCCTGCCCGACGATTTCCACGAGACCCGCATCCTCAACATCCCGCTCGACCGGACGCGGATGACCGGCCGCATGCCGTGGGGCCTCGACCTGCCGCTCAAGCCGTTTTTCGGCGTGATGGGCGTGTCGCCACCCCCTGGCTGGGGCCGCATCTCCTCGCTGATCCCGCGCGCCATGGGGGGCAATCTCGACAACAAGGAGCTCGGCGCCGGCGCGACGCTCTATTTGCCGGTGTTCGTGCCGGGCGCGATGTTCTCCTGCGGCGACGGCCATGGCGTGCAGGGCGACGGCGAGGTGTGCGTCACCGCGATCGAGACCGCGCTGCAGGGCCGCTTCCGCCTGACGCTGCGCAAGGACCTGAAGTTCGACTATCCCCGCGCCGAGACGGCGACCCACTACATGACCATGGCGATGGATCCCGACCTCGACCAGTGCGTCGTACGCGCGCTGCGGGACATGATCGCGCTGCTCGGCGAGCGGCGAAACCTGTCGCGTGAGGACGCCTACACGCTGTGCAGCCTGGCCGCCGATCTCAGGGTGACCCAGACCGTCAACGGCGCCAAGGGCATCCATTGCATGATCGAAAAGGCGATCGTGCACGGCTGA
- a CDS encoding YdcF family protein has translation MLPINFMVELGILSLVLMATRFAALGRKLAVTTLVLLALAAFSPLGNLLIYPLESRFPAWDPARGAPDGIIVLGGSVDADLSAAHRTPVVAHAADRLFAPAELARRYPNARIVFTGGTANLVSTDAREADYSAPILENLGISKERLVLERRSRNTWENAIFTKQLVAPKPGERWLLVTSAFHMPRSMGIFRKAGFDVEAYPVDWRMGGRDDLFSFTNMGADGLGRTEVAVREWIGLVAYRLMGRTGELLPGPGRD, from the coding sequence TTGCTGCCGATCAACTTCATGGTCGAGCTCGGCATCCTGTCGCTGGTGCTGATGGCGACGCGCTTTGCCGCGCTCGGCCGCAAGCTTGCCGTGACCACGCTGGTGCTGCTGGCGCTGGCGGCGTTCTCGCCGCTCGGCAATCTCCTGATCTATCCGCTGGAGTCGCGCTTTCCGGCGTGGGACCCTGCGCGCGGCGCGCCCGACGGCATCATCGTGCTCGGCGGCTCCGTCGACGCCGATCTGTCGGCGGCGCATCGCACGCCGGTGGTCGCGCACGCCGCCGATCGTCTGTTTGCGCCGGCCGAGCTCGCGCGCCGCTATCCGAATGCGCGCATCGTGTTTACTGGGGGGACGGCGAACCTCGTCTCCACTGATGCCAGGGAAGCGGATTACTCCGCGCCGATCCTGGAAAATTTGGGCATCTCGAAAGAGCGCCTCGTCCTGGAACGCAGATCCCGCAATACCTGGGAGAATGCGATCTTCACGAAACAGCTGGTGGCGCCGAAGCCGGGCGAGCGCTGGCTTCTGGTGACATCGGCCTTCCACATGCCGCGCTCGATGGGGATCTTCCGCAAGGCCGGATTCGACGTCGAGGCCTATCCCGTGGACTGGCGGATGGGCGGGCGTGACGATCTCTTCTCCTTCACCAATATGGGCGCGGACGGGCTGGGCCGAACCGAAGTCGCGGTGCGCGAGTGGATCGGCCTCGTGGCCTACCGTCTGATGGGCAGGACCGGCGAGTTGCTTCCGGGACCGGGCAGGGACTAG
- a CDS encoding porin — protein sequence MKVVKSLLLGTAAGLIAVGGAQAADLPVKAKAVEYVKICTLYGAGFYYIPGSDTCIKLGGYVRAEVALNAGGNYSAQYNGVFAANNRLTNYYSMRAREDLNIDTRTATEYGVVRTYFDAVFTWTTGSYGGTGSGTGATQYSGTIGLNAAGTGLTGSSGGNINGTDGNLSGGALGVYYAFVQFAGFTMGKAVSQFDAPWINYPGNNFDQLVGGSGTTNGVTQFTYTADFGQGVTAAFSAQDQTQVFQTNIWNTAGMSTTGVLGGAYGSNDIGGTRSPDLVAMVRVDQAWGLFQASVAAHDNHVGYYGATEATGHPEDKWGWAVQLALGIKNIPTGAGDVINISGVYTEGASRYNFQELAATSYSMFGSSNAAYQSIGFAGVSDAVFGPGGQLELTKTYGFRGAFTHNWSPYWNTALYGAWAAVNYSGTAKSMICGSAAFATLTGSCNPDFNIGQVGVITRWTPVKNLTFSADFTYSHLDQKYSGVITTGALTGVAKPAATYELKDQDTYSMLLRAQRNW from the coding sequence ATGAAAGTGGTGAAGAGCCTTTTGCTCGGCACTGCGGCGGGTCTGATCGCCGTCGGTGGAGCCCAGGCGGCCGATCTTCCGGTCAAGGCCAAGGCAGTCGAGTACGTCAAGATCTGCACGCTGTACGGCGCGGGCTTCTACTACATCCCGGGCAGCGACACCTGCATCAAGCTCGGCGGCTATGTGCGTGCCGAAGTGGCGCTCAACGCCGGCGGCAATTACAGCGCCCAGTACAACGGCGTGTTCGCGGCCAACAACCGCCTCACCAACTACTACTCGATGCGCGCTCGTGAAGATCTCAACATCGACACGCGCACCGCGACCGAGTACGGCGTGGTCCGCACCTATTTCGACGCGGTCTTCACCTGGACGACCGGCAGCTATGGCGGGACCGGTTCGGGCACGGGTGCGACCCAGTACAGCGGCACGATCGGCCTCAACGCGGCCGGCACCGGCCTCACCGGCTCGAGCGGCGGCAACATCAACGGCACCGACGGCAATCTCTCCGGCGGCGCGCTCGGCGTCTACTACGCCTTCGTCCAGTTCGCCGGCTTCACCATGGGTAAGGCCGTGTCGCAGTTCGACGCGCCCTGGATCAACTATCCCGGCAACAATTTCGACCAGCTCGTCGGCGGCAGCGGCACCACCAACGGCGTGACCCAGTTCACCTACACCGCCGACTTCGGCCAGGGTGTGACGGCCGCGTTCTCGGCGCAGGACCAGACGCAGGTCTTCCAGACCAACATCTGGAACACGGCGGGCATGTCGACCACCGGCGTTCTCGGCGGTGCCTACGGCTCGAACGACATCGGCGGCACCCGCTCGCCCGACCTCGTCGCCATGGTTCGCGTCGACCAGGCCTGGGGCCTGTTCCAGGCGTCGGTCGCCGCGCATGACAACCATGTCGGCTATTACGGTGCGACCGAAGCCACCGGTCATCCCGAAGACAAATGGGGCTGGGCCGTTCAGCTCGCGTTGGGCATCAAGAACATCCCGACCGGCGCCGGCGACGTGATCAACATCTCGGGCGTCTACACCGAAGGCGCGAGCCGCTACAACTTCCAGGAGCTGGCCGCGACCAGCTACTCGATGTTCGGCAGCTCGAACGCCGCCTATCAGAGCATCGGCTTCGCCGGCGTGTCCGATGCGGTGTTCGGACCGGGCGGCCAGCTCGAGCTGACCAAGACCTACGGCTTCCGGGGTGCCTTCACCCACAACTGGAGCCCGTACTGGAACACGGCGCTGTACGGCGCGTGGGCTGCGGTCAATTACAGCGGCACGGCGAAGAGCATGATCTGCGGCAGCGCGGCGTTCGCCACCCTGACCGGCTCCTGCAACCCGGACTTCAACATCGGCCAGGTCGGTGTCATCACCCGCTGGACGCCGGTGAAGAACCTGACCTTCTCGGCTGACTTCACCTACAGCCATCTCGACCAGAAGTATTCGGGCGTGATCACGACCGGAGCACTGACGGGCGTCGCCAAGCCGGCGGCGACCTACGAGCTCAAGGACCAGGACACCTACAGCATGCTGCTGCGCGCCCAGCGCAACTGGTAA
- a CDS encoding MarR family winged helix-turn-helix transcriptional regulator, which translates to MSATRKEGARLRSIGNLDIIRRFTWEISSINMYLEELRQFWAKTLGISGPQWLILMAISDLDKDDGIPVNVVSKLLHVDPSFVTTQSKLLEKKGLLRRRPSPTDARVVRLSLTDKTQKHIASLNEQYKTIREFVFQEFDENELTEFTGKLATLKNRLQKACVRISLDF; encoded by the coding sequence GTGTCCGCGACGAGGAAAGAAGGAGCGCGCCTGCGCTCGATCGGCAACCTGGATATCATCAGGCGCTTCACCTGGGAGATATCGTCGATCAACATGTATCTGGAGGAACTGCGTCAGTTCTGGGCGAAGACGCTCGGCATCAGCGGCCCGCAATGGCTGATCCTGATGGCCATCTCCGACCTCGACAAGGACGACGGCATTCCGGTCAACGTGGTCTCCAAGCTCCTCCACGTGGATCCGTCCTTCGTCACCACCCAGTCCAAGCTGCTCGAAAAGAAGGGCCTGCTCCGCCGTCGCCCCTCGCCGACCGACGCCAGGGTGGTCCGGCTGTCCCTGACCGACAAGACCCAGAAGCACATCGCAAGCCTCAACGAGCAGTACAAGACGATCCGCGAATTCGTCTTCCAGGAGTTCGACGAGAACGAATTGACGGAATTCACCGGCAAGCTCGCGACGCTGAAGAACCGCCTCCAGAAAGCCTGCGTCCGGATCTCACTCGACTTCTAA
- a CDS encoding GcrA family cell cycle regulator — translation MPVLSPTSSSTCPAPTSSSSTYSARTYSSKTWTDERIELLKRHFEAGLSCREIAADIGVSRNAVIGKLSRLNLTRGRTIDERKVQDRPARAPRAVPRLQYEMLATIYGEADAPVATGPIDDANRCSLMELAENRCRWPISTPGAEDFCFCGNAASDAQPYCAGHSRLAYRPNSRARVVRG, via the coding sequence ATGCCTGTTCTCTCACCAACGTCTTCATCGACCTGTCCTGCGCCGACGTCTTCCTCAAGCACTTATTCCGCGAGGACTTATTCCTCGAAAACCTGGACCGACGAGCGCATCGAACTTCTGAAGCGGCATTTCGAGGCCGGCCTCTCCTGCCGCGAGATCGCCGCCGACATCGGCGTCAGCCGCAACGCGGTGATCGGCAAGCTGTCCCGCCTCAATCTCACGCGCGGCCGCACCATCGACGAGCGCAAGGTTCAGGACAGGCCGGCGCGGGCACCGAGAGCCGTGCCGCGGCTGCAATACGAGATGCTCGCCACGATCTATGGCGAAGCCGACGCACCCGTGGCCACAGGTCCGATCGACGACGCCAATCGCTGCTCGCTGATGGAGCTGGCCGAGAACCGCTGCCGCTGGCCGATCTCGACGCCGGGCGCCGAGGATTTCTGCTTCTGCGGCAACGCCGCGTCCGACGCTCAGCCCTATTGCGCCGGCCATAGCCGCCTCGCCTACCGGCCGAACTCACGCGCCCGCGTGGTGCGTGGCTAG
- a CDS encoding saccharopine dehydrogenase family protein — translation MSSAKFDIVVYGATGFTGQLVAEYLAAHYKDDKALTWAMAGRSLDKLKSVRDAIGAPADTPLIVADASDAASLKAMVAQTRSVITTVGPYQFYGEELLAACVAQGTDYFDLCGEPVWMRQMIDKYDAAAKASGARIVFSCGYDSVPFELGTFFVQEEARRVFGAPVARVKGRVRDMRGTLSGGTAASAKATFDAVAKDLSLVAILNDHFALTPGFTGPKQPKGNRAAYEEDLQSWAAPFMMALINTRNVHRSNMLMGFPYGREFVYDEMVLTGPGEKGEANAKRVMAVNAEKTGPNAPKPGEGPSKEERENGLFNLLYVAIAPDGRMVRAGVTGDRDPGYGSTSKMISECAICLLRDAADVPAGFWTPGAAMQHKLIKRLQDHAGLTFGVEG, via the coding sequence ATGAGCTCTGCGAAATTCGACATCGTCGTCTACGGCGCGACCGGATTCACCGGCCAGCTCGTCGCCGAGTATCTGGCGGCACATTACAAGGACGACAAGGCGCTGACATGGGCGATGGCGGGCCGCAGCCTCGACAAGCTCAAATCGGTGCGCGACGCCATCGGCGCGCCCGCGGATACGCCGCTGATCGTGGCGGATGCGTCGGACGCTGCCTCGCTGAAGGCGATGGTGGCGCAGACCAGATCGGTGATCACGACGGTCGGACCGTACCAATTCTACGGTGAAGAGCTGCTCGCAGCCTGCGTTGCACAGGGCACAGACTATTTCGATCTCTGCGGCGAGCCGGTCTGGATGCGCCAGATGATCGACAAGTACGATGCGGCGGCCAAGGCGAGCGGCGCGCGCATCGTGTTTTCCTGCGGCTATGATTCCGTGCCGTTCGAGCTCGGCACATTCTTCGTGCAGGAAGAGGCGAGGCGCGTGTTCGGCGCGCCTGTTGCGCGCGTCAAGGGCCGCGTGCGCGACATGCGCGGCACGCTGTCAGGCGGGACAGCGGCGAGCGCGAAGGCGACCTTCGATGCCGTCGCCAAGGATCTCAGCCTCGTCGCCATCCTCAACGACCATTTTGCGCTGACGCCCGGATTTACCGGTCCGAAGCAGCCGAAAGGCAACAGAGCGGCTTACGAGGAGGATCTGCAATCCTGGGCCGCGCCGTTCATGATGGCGCTGATCAACACCCGCAACGTCCATCGCTCCAACATGCTGATGGGCTTTCCCTACGGCCGCGAGTTCGTCTACGACGAGATGGTCCTGACCGGTCCCGGCGAGAAGGGCGAGGCCAACGCGAAGCGAGTGATGGCGGTCAATGCCGAGAAGACCGGGCCGAATGCGCCGAAGCCAGGCGAGGGGCCGTCGAAGGAAGAGCGCGAGAACGGTCTATTCAACCTGCTCTATGTCGCGATCGCGCCCGACGGCCGCATGGTCCGCGCCGGCGTCACCGGCGACCGCGATCCCGGCTACGGCTCGACCTCGAAGATGATCTCCGAATGCGCGATCTGCCTGCTGCGCGACGCCGCGGACGTTCCGGCCGGCTTCTGGACCCCGGGCGCAGCGATGCAGCACAAGCTGATCAAGCGGCTGCAGGATCATGCCGGGCTGACGTTCGGGGTGGAGGGCTAG